AATAACTCTCATACACGAACTGATTTGCTTAGTTCGCAAACTGGTCGATTTTGAGATATTCCAGGACGTTATTTCTTTCAATTATGCAGTTCGTGAAATGGTGTATTTTTAAAGTTTTCTGTACACCTTTTGTATTCAAGTACACAAATAGTTTTGGACAGTTCACCAAATTGTTAAATACAAAGTATTCTTGAGTTATGAGACGACTATTTGTTCACAAATTGTTTTGGATAGTTAACGAATTGTTTTCAGACTTGTAATATTATGTTTGTCGGTTTCAGAATCATTATTCTTGGAAAACCACTTGTGCACTATGTATACTTACGATTGCGCatatcttctttgtgattcaagacaaacttctcacatgcttacatgaacaaTCTATATGGAGAAGTTCAGCTTACTTGGTTACAAAGTAATTCGTAAACATGAAAACTAGTTCACGGACCTAGCTTTGTTTGTAAGCTACCAAGCCTTGTTTATCAACATAAATCATTGCACACTAGAATCTCAATCCTCGCATTAATATGTCTTAGTTacggctagagtcgtcctcttaaAAAACTATATTAGCTTACGATTTTGAAAGACTTCactaagggattcgtgaatcccgatcagactatcttttacctgatagttattGTTATcaggatcttgttcttattgattattATAACTTATGAATTATAGATCcgaaacaagatagatagaaatcacaaggtactattcgtcttagactttgtgattccacgagaTAAATATCCAAATCACTTCTGGTATTTTTCTTATGAACTGGAACTGATTAGGCATCTCTATaagttttgaagaaaataagTTGTCTTAATAGTTAAGTTTGCGTGATATATTTTTTCCTTGAAGATCCCTCATGAGCATATAGACTTTTGtatctttattgaatatctttctgAAGGGAAATTAAATAGGTTTTCTGTTAGAGAGAGAATAGTCAAAAAAGTCTTCACTTATGTTGAAGCAACTCCTAGGCTTGTGAATgatatcagttaagggaatcgTGTTACGTAGGGTCTTGCGAGATCCAAGAGACTTAAAGGACCACACCTGAAGTTGAGTTGCTCGTAAGGTCGATtcaatctcaactacattccaggccAAAGTCTGATAGTTGGCTTGTGTCTGcaacgtcttaatacagtgtggttttcaagttctggactaagtcccagggttttctgcatattgcagttttcctcgttaacaaaatttctggtgtcttgtattatttcttttcagtattatattgtttatctttagaaGTATCGCAAGTAGTACGTTAAACAACCTAGATAGTTTTTAAGCCTAACAAGAgttattcttgagaatttgtatgtTGAAATAAAGATTGGAAGACTTACTCTTATTAGAATTCGGTACTTATGACAATTGGAGTACATACTAGGTTGttgcttggatattgatttttgagatcgtccaaataGAACTTGTCTACATATCAGGTATCAGATATTTCCTATTGATATGTGCTACTGATTGTGACAAGTTTGCCCATAAAAGTTTTCGTACAAAAGGTTGATATACTTGGTATCCTTTGTTTTTCACATAGATACCTAATCATGATTAAATGAcaaaaattaatattttaattaactAACTTTTTAGAGAACGATTGCTGATAGATTTATCTCCACCGCGTCAGTTAGTCATACCAATAACCACGTCAGTATAATAGTTGCTCAACTATTATGTTGTAGCTGGTCATTTAACATTTTTGTAAATCTCATATTCACAATGACTGATGTTTTCCGTGGGCCTCATAGTTTCCATGCATAACTCATCATtcccacacacacacaaaaatgaagaaaaatgttATTGCTAATTATGTACTACACCATTTGCTCTAcaagaaacctattataggggctctAAATATTGAGTTTTGATGGCTCACAAGATGACAAAATCGGGTTatgaaatagtaatcaacaaaaccccatatccaactattttttgtAGCGGCTAAATTACCCTGCAtgaattataaaattaaatttattaccttctccttctcttttcattcataaatcatgatgaagatgatgattataatttcatcatgttgaagatgatgatcatatacaaaatactaaatctattatcttctccttctcttttcattcatgaatcatgatgaagatgaggatcaTAAAAATACcttattattcttctttctccttttttATTTTCCGTCGTGATAAAGAAGAcgatcacaaaaagaaaaaactaagaaaacccatcacttatttttgcttttgaaaacCCCCAACTTTGAACAATAAGCTAAcctacggttgggaaaattcaTAGTTCCCATCCGTACGTACAAGTTACGGTATGGAAGTATGATTTTTTCAAACCGTATGATTTTTGAACCCAAAATATACAGTTTGGAGTTCTTAACTCCAAACCGTAGATGACATACGGTTGGGTTTCCCAACCGTAGACCGTAGATACAGCGTACGGTTGGGAAACCCAACCGTAGACAGTTCTGAAActattttttcaaaaacctaattcgaTCGATTCCGCCTATCCATGCATTAAAACTAATGAAATAAGAtgggtttttttgatttttacctTATTAAAGTCATTGTGGGTGGATTAAGTGGTGTTAACCGaaaatgaattattttgagaattgatGATTAATCGAAGAAATAGGCGATGGAGGTGGtggggaagaagaaaatggaagagttaaaaggagaggaatgaaaacgagttagttttaggtttcaatatttaataggttaaggatatttttagtatttttcttatgAATTAGGTCCCCTTATCTTTATTGTAGGATATTTGAATCTTTAGGAGCCCTCAACACTCTTTTCTTTGAGCATACACCATCCCTAATCACCGAGGTAAATGCAGCAGAGTTGATGCCATTGATTGGCGTTCGAGTTACCAAAATCACCTTAATCAAGTCAGAAACGGCGGTTAATAATAAATGATCGACATAGGCTATCATCGTCATTATTAATTAGGTTAAGATAGATAGATACTAAGCAACTTAATTCACCAACTAACCAAACGGTAACTACTATTACCTGAATCATTACAATCATTTTCTTTACTAAATCTCAACCATTAAATTAAAAACGCGTCAGCTATATTAAAAATCAGGTCAATTAATCTAACGATCACAAATCTTTCGCTACATCAACTCTTTTCCTCTTCTCTGTGTATAAacaactctttcttcttcttcactttcagaTTTTCGTCTTTCACCATTTCTCTTTCTCAGAGAGAAAAATTCAGTCTTGTTGATTGAATTTGAATTGAATTTTCAGCTTAATATAGAAGTAATGGATTTTTGATAAGGTTAAAATGAACTGATTTCTATTCAttcttttttctcatttttagggtttttcttgtGTTGTAGTTATTTTGAGGATTTTTGTGCTTAGATTCTGAATTATATGAGGGCTTTGGATCTTAAGGCGTTTTTATTTACTGGGTTTTAAATATtgtttgatttcttctttaattggtgATTTCAGTGTTATTGGATGTTTCAAGGAGGAGCAATCTTGTTGTTATCGTTATAGCGGATCGTTGGCAGTAATTGATTGTTCAAATGTGGAAAAAggtactttatttttggacttcgaTTTCGATTTAGATTTGATCAATTTTGGGAAATTTAAGTGGTAAGGTAGTGAGGAAATGTAACCCTAATTTATAgagtacttgattttttttaggtgatAAGTGAAGAACTAAGATATCGGATCGATTCATTTTATTGTTTTGCTTATTGATTGTAAAATAAAGCTAAAGAATGGGTGAAGTGGATAGTATTGAACTGAAATTCAGAATTTTTGATGGTACGGATATTGCTCATACGAATTACGCTTCTACTACTACTGTTGCAACTCTCAAGGAACGTCTTGTTGCACAATGGCCTCAAGGTTTGGAACTTTTCCATTTTACATTCTTTATTTCTAATGATTTGGACTTCATCGCGCATTTGCGTTCTTTATGTTTAAATGTTTTGGATTGGCTTGCTTCTAGAGTAGAGAACTGGGTGGGGTAAAGTTTATGGGATCATATTCACCTGGCATACTGATATGCTGTATACCGACTAACACTGGTACTAAGAATCTAAGGTTCTTTGTTATTCTCTTGGTGTCATTTTCACTCATGGTATGTGAGATCAGCACTCTTTGGAACGTCCTACGCACTGAAACCTGTTTTAGCTGCATGGAGGAATCTATGTACTGATGTTGATAGAATGGGAGGTTATGCAGGATATGGTTCACACACAAAGAAAGAAATATCATATGGCTCTTTATCTCTAGAAGGTCGAGTATGTAGACATGTAGCTGGATGAACCTTGTTGGTAATGAATCGGATACTTGTTTTATAGTTTGCTTGGCTTCAATAGCGTTGGTTAAAAGTAGTGGGTACTAGTTACTCTTTTTTCCACAGCCATTGGTTTTAGTTCAGTCTAGAATAAGCTTGTACCAACAACATTGAACAAATATTCCTTGTGACAAACTAAATGAAGTTTGTTGTAAACGTTTGTCTTTGATGTTATTGGAAAGTCGGACTCGGTGTCAtcatatatatgtattgctaaaCTTTGATAACACTGGAAGCTGAAGAAGTTGGAGAATCAAAATAAAGTTCTTGCTTTGCCTTGACCTTTTTCTTAACTAATACCATCATCTGTCAGCAAAAATAATCGTTTTTCTGTGCTCAACTGACCTTATGAGAAAGTCTCTACCctaacatggttatgctcatacatccttGTAAAAATGTGGGACATGTCACAAGGAAAGTGAGGACATATTTCGAGTCAGTTCAAAATTACAACTTTACATAGCTATTCACTGGAAATGAACGACTGAATTACCCTTACTCATGAACGTTTATATTTAAAGATTGTTCTGATTTGTTCAAATTTTGGATTGACTAGTTTTTAGACTTTTCCTCATTTCTACTTCAAGTGTTTCTGAAATGCATTTTGTTTTTGCAGATAAAACAGTCATTCCCAAGTCAGTAAATGATGTGAAACTCATATATGCTGGAAAAGTTTTGGAAAACACCAAGACACTTGCGGAATCCAGAATACCATTTGGTGACCTACCTGGTGGGGTTACCACAATGCATGTGGTGGTGCAACCTTCTTTAGCTAGAAAGAAGACAGGTATTAAGCTTTCCTGTCCTTTCCACATCTTGTTCAATTTTCGAGTTCTACAATTGCAAAGTCTCAAACTATGTTAAGATTGTTCAGTTTATGATCATTTTAGAGCTTCAGACAGTACACTTCGCTGGTCAACTTCAGTTATGCATTCCCAAGGGAAAATCAGCAGTGTTATTTCCCTGCAAAACTGTCTGAAATTCTGGAGTTTGatttatacttttaagagaaaaaagaaaatcttatgcAACATGGAATTGACTCAAGCTTAGTTCCAGACTGGATGACTTCTCATGTTCCTACAAATTTAATTGTGAATAAGCCCATTTGTCTAGCCAATAATGGAACAGAAACAATAATAAAAAGACGTACTTTCCTTCTTTCCATCTTTTCTTACTCTATTGACTTcactatgttttttgttttttctgttgTCAAAATAGATAAGAATCACGACGATATACCAAATCCAAAAGTGTGCTCCTGTACAATCCTTTAGTTGCAGAGTTGTGTTCCTCAAGCCCGACATTATACAGATGACAATCCCATTAGATATCTCTTCCGTTTTTCTTTATATCTTTTTGTGATTGCCAAACCATCAACAGTATCCAGGTATTCTTACTGTTGCCATCTCCATTTGTAGTTTTTATTGTCGTCATTGTTTGTTCTTGTTGGTCTCGGTGTTGTAATCATCTGTTATGAAGTGGTGATGTGAGGCTCAACAAAATATGTACTGCTTCCTAAATGCAATATATACATCGGAAAGCTCTTATTTCCATCCATCATTTTTATTGGAAGTTTTACAATTTGCTCAGGTTTAAATTTGCCTCAAACAGATCCAGGTTCCTTGTCCACAACTACTGATAACAAATATTGAGTCAGTACTGAAACCTGGATATTACATCTTTTGAttgttttatgtatttttctagtATCCAACTGGATTATTGCATGGTAATTCTGTCCCAGTTCAGATCCATAGAAGAAGTGGATGTAAAATGTTCTCTTGGTGCTTTTAGTTACTGGCAGATCCACTGAAATTTCACTCCTGAACTATAATTAGCGCTTCTCCTCCCCAGTATCATTGAGTCTCTTTGAACAGCCAACATATTATGCACTGATTATAACAGCTAATTACAGAAACCCATTGAATACCAACAAACGAAGTAATGAAGAACTGTTGGAgtcaattttcttttctttttttgcctCACAGGACTCTTTTACTATTCCAGTTGCATTGAACAAATACAATAGCTACAactaaacagaaaagaaaaacaaaacaaaaaatgtgAAAAGCTAGGTGAATTTAACAGTAAAATGAATGGTTCAAAAAGCCTATAATTTCAATCATCTTTGTGTAAGGTTAGGATGATTTACACGACGAAAAGGCCATCCTCTCAAAAGTTCAGCCTTTGCATCCTCTCCCAAGGTCCCCTGAAGGCTGTGTATGCTAAATATCAGGGTTCCAAAGCTGTGTGTTGGCTCTTCTGCACAAGGCATGCTTTGCATCCAACTAAAGACTCGCAGTAAAGGGAGGAATCAGATTTCCCATGCTTTGCATCCAACTAAATAATGTCATGCTGATCTCTATCAAAAAAAACAAGTTGAGATTCTTCGGAAGAGTCACCAAAGCAGTTCTCCTTTCCATAACTTCAAAACCAATGCATTCTCAGAACCCAAGCAAGAACCTGAATAAATCGCTCAGTGAGATAATGCCTTCCACGCGCTTGCTACCGGCCTCAACAATTACAAGCCGTCTCACCCCTGATGAAATGACAATgttaagaaattttttgaaaagaaacaagacTAGGAAAATAGAGGTACATTCAAGCCCTCTAGGATATAACACTCACCAGGATTGGCCAATCGCTCCATCACTTTATGAAGCGGATCAGAACGCAGACACATGTGACATCGCTGCCCATTGACGAAGCCATGAGGAGAACTTGCATCTTGGCCCAATTGCAGTGCCTACAAAGATCTTGATTATATGAGACTCCACCACCTGGTTAATACTTCCATTTGTATCGAATTTGCATCCCACAGTTTGACAATGTAGATTTCTAAAATATGAGgatcttcaaaagaaaaagaatttgtaGTCTTTGACAGATACTATTCTATCCACCACCCATATTGGATGTTTAACAGCATTTCAAGGAAAAGGATTCTACCAGATGTAAGATAAACCCAAAGGAAAATTTAGTGGAAAGAGATCCAATTCTGCAGGGAATAACAAGCTAGAGGATGGAAATCTAATCATCAATCATGATTAGGAGGATGCTAGTTTATGGTGTTACGTGCTAGTATAGGCGTGCACGTGACCCCCAAATAGCCATTGGATCATGGCATTCATCCTAAGAGTTCAACAGCCAGAGGATTAAAGCTCCTGGATGGGCATCACCCACGTCCAAAGCCATCGCGTAGGCCGCGAATAATCCACGATTAACTAGTGAGGTGTTCCTAGCACAGCTAAAAAGTTGCAACACTAGTTGCCTAACTAGTATTGCAATTGCTTGTCATGATAATTCTCACGTATCTTACCATATCACTTTCTCAAAACCGGTAATACAAGGTAAATATGTGAAAATGGTCATGACAAACAGATGTAATACTAATAATACAAGACAAAAGATGAGTGAAAATTTGACAGACCAGTAAGAAGAGAATGTTTACCTCTTATTTTTCCAATATTGTACAAGCACCCTATTGAGTAATCATAAAACTTTCGTCTGACAAGTGTTAGGACTTTACGACTGATGAGGAAGAGATTCCGGCTCATATAACCTTATGTGCTTGACTTGTTCACAAGACAACAATAAGTCTTCCCAATGTTAGTTACTTAAttgtttattttgtaattcggACATTGAAACTTTGGATCATTTTCTTTCGCATTGTAATTATGCTTGGGAAGTTTGGTGCTTCATCGTGGCTACTAGGATCTATTGGTCAGCAGTGGGAACTCTTTTACAACAATAGACTTGGAGAAACAATTCAAGAGCTTttggaagaagaacaaaggaagcaAATGAGTTGATTCAAAATGTTAAGGGATCAATCATTCTATGGACTTCGGAAGAAGATGTCATTGAAGGAATCTCAATAGAACAGGTGTTATATCATTGGGAAAGAGTGGTGCATACGTAATCCTGTATCAATGTTCTGAGATTCCAGTTTTGGAATTATTGTAGatactttttcttttaatatgACATTTCTTTaccacaaaaaacaaaaataagacgaGAAGGGTAAAATATAAATTTATGTCACATTCAAACAAGAAAAAGAGGTATACCTGGTAAATACTCATTTCATCTAGCTGAATCCGCGCATATGCTTTATCTTTAGCCAAAGCAGTAATGTCACTGTTAGATCATGAGAGTGTTACCCCTAAATTAGTTGCAAATAACTGGAAATATATAAAAATTTGATATACACTGCTTAATATTTGATCTTAAAAGCAGAACTATCTAGTACCTTCGAGAATAGATATCCAGTAGTGAGTCATTATCGTCAACTATTGGTATTGAACTAACTTGAGCTGCAAAGGTAGAAAATATATGAATACAATCTGAACAAAAACAAGAGACACAGTTGACAATTAAAGCAGAATAGTTTCATCCAAGTCTATCACATGGAACAACGACATAAACAATGTATTATAAATCCAGAGTCATAACACTTCATCTACAGCTAAAAGATGATTATTTCTGACCCTAATCATGCATTTGATCAAGAATAAGTTTAAAGGCTTGTACCGTATCATATTCGACATTATACTGCAAACTTTGAACCTTGCTTTAGTACAAAACATTAGGGCTTCAAAGATTAACTCAGAAACGAGAACTTACCCTGAATTAACAAGGACAGGGCCGAATAAAGAGATGCACTTGGTCTCAACATTGCCAAAGGTCGCCCATTAGATTCTCCAATTTTTGGCAGCCAAGTTCCCAAAGGAAATGAACAAATTGGCTGCTGCAGAATCGGCAATAAGCTGGAAGAATGTCTAAAATGCCTGCAAATACCTGGAAATTAGGAGACCAATTGGTCAGTAACAGTCTAGTATACAAAATACTGAGTCAAGAATAGAGCTTACATTTAAGAATTCCTGAAAGGGAAGCAATGTGTAGTAGCTGCGGAAATGAACCATCCTGTGAAGCGGAATGAATAATTGGAACTGTAGCCACatcattttgcataattttaactGAAAGATCCTTTAAGGAATCATATGGTCCCGCCTGTACATAACAAACAGTAAGATCAGAGGGTTATCTGAAGAACATCACAACCTTTCTGTAACTACTGAAATGTAAAAGTCTCTTCGTATATGAGAAAATCAGAGAAGGGAAATCGAATAAGGTAGATTGAAATGTAGGGCATGGAAGTTTCTAGGTTATAAACTGTATAACAAGTAATAACATTCCCTGAAGATGGAAAGTATTTACTACTGTGTCAGAAGGAGAACGCCGTTGTCTTGTTGATATGTTATGAGCCTTGACGGGCCTTACCAGCTAAGGCGCATCACCTTATTTTGGGTTTTGTTTTTATCTGATCAGTAACTAGGTGTTGAACTGTTAATATTTGGGAAGGGAGCCACCTGAAAAACTTACTTGGATAAGACGCCTAGGAAACACCCTTCCATTTCCGTCGGTTTGTCTTTTAATATGCATTTTCCCCTCTTTCCAGGCGGCTATAGTGTGTGTCTCGAGCTCTTCCTCTGTCAAATTTGATCCATGGCCAAGCTGCAACTTAAGGTGTCAGAAAGCAAATCAAGAAAGTCAGGAGTTCACACAATGAAAGCTTCTTAATGAAGCAGTTTTGTTTATCATTCATCTGATGAATATCGCTTATCCACTATATGTCTATATTCGTAAACTATGAAAACAAATTTTTACATGATTATAAAGATGCATGTATAGACAGATCTCCTCCTCATAATTGACAACTTGCTGAAAGAGCAACTTCAATACATGCCAACAttagaagaatatatatatatatccatggTAAAATTACAGATTTCCGACATACCTCTCTCAGGATTAACACAAAGTCTGATGCAGTAATAACTCCAACAAATTGCGCATTGCAGAAATCCCACAAAGGCGCCACGGTTATTCCCTGGAAATGAGCTTTGATTAAGAAAATGAAATATATCTAACTACTGTACTTGTCACAGAAGGTAGGTTCTCAATTCCCACTTAAACCACTCTACGGCTTCACAGACTACCTATAACCTGAACGGAATGCTAGTGGATTCCTAACGAAGAGAAAATACCTGCTCATAGAGTATGTGAAAAGCTTGCTTGACAGGTAAATTAACATCCAAAGCAATGACCTGCACCAATAAAGACATTAGAATCAGAATAATAAATATTTCCGACATCAGACCAGAATAAATACCAATATGCAGGGTCTAAGAAGGGGAAGTGAGGCATTCAAACCTTGCCTGACTCAGGGAGCAACTCGTAAGCTGTATGAGTCGACAAAAATACTGAAATGCGGCGACGAGAGACCTCCAAATCAACAGAAGAAACATTTGGCACTGCCTCCTGCAGTGTGTCATCAATTACTGTCACCTGTTCAAAAAATCAAAAGTAGCACACAATTTAGAATAATGTACCATGGTGTTTGAAATTAACAATCAAACTTACATGAAAAGAATAATTGTGGTGGATAGAATTTAGACTTATCACACTTTCAAGAGCCTCCTCATCCACATCCATATGGGATCTGGACCGAGGTGTCTCTGGAGCCAAGGTTAATGGAAACGGATCAGGTTCCCTAATTAGCCGCCTAATATTCACTATCCCATAATTCCCAGAAACAATAGGAAGACGCTCATCATGCCGCCACTCTCCATCAACAAAAAACTTGTACTGCGTGTGACAAGAACACATCAGTCTTCGTTGGTTATATCAGTTCATGGACAATTAGTATAATCGTCATAACAGCAACGAACTTTGTTAATTAATGTGCACGACTAATTAAAAGTTATTTGTCCGTACTAACCTGATGGTATCCTGGCGGTAAGCTGAGAATAGCCTGAAACACCAACGGGCAACCCTCCACCGGGGACATTGGTATAGACTCTGTCCACCTAAGTTAAGATTTACATAACATGCCCACATTCAAGATATATAAGCAGGGCACATACAAACAAATCCAAATTGTACAACACCCAAACATATTCAAAAATGGGACACCCATAACATACCGAAATTAGAAACATGCAAATTTAAGACACAGCTCACCTCGTGAAGGAGCCACTAATAAAAACACTTGTCCCACCATACGGCCAAACGAAACGTGCTGGAATTAAATTAACACCCGTAGCAGCTCCGACCGATGATTCCGACACAGAATCTGCTCCCAAAGAGTACATCCCTAATCTCAATTCACTGTATAATATAACTTCTTAATTCAATAACCCCAATTCTTCTCTTCTAACTATCACTTCTCACAAAAATCACCACTTACTCACATACTAACCACATTTTGAACATTGAAATCCAGAACCCAGGCTTTGATTTTCCTTCCAACAGGGATCCTCTACAATTAAGCAGAGGATCCCTTAGCAATTACACATCTCTCATTCAGATCCAAAACCACCTTATATGCAGAGATAAAACACATAAATTTTTCAACAATGAATCCTCAATTAAACTCAACACCCAAGTTCTATATTCGTTTTCAATCTCTAAATATCCAAATTACTCAATATTTGTTTTAAGAATTCAACAACATCTGGTTCTCTCAACCTTaacgaaaatcaaagaaaaaaaaaaggagatttTATGGAAACGGATAGATTCTATTCTATAGGgtaagataatcaaaaccctagatAATAAGACAGAGAAATAAGAACCGAATAAAATTGAATAGTCATGACATTGTTTGGATCTACGATGGTTTCAATGCTTCTTTGCCCGCTAACacaagaaaagagagagaaaattacaagacaaaaatgagaaatgaaaaaactaataataacataaaaaaaaataaagaggaGGAAACGTTTTGGACTGTGTTTGGCTTACACACAAACaaaagttttcctgcattttaaGGTAGAAAAAGGTGCTTTTAACGAAAATGATAGGGCACTCCAATCCACTAGTTACTTACTCCCTTCGACCGTTTTATTTCGGCAGAGTTTtggctttatttttttttattttttttttgaaaagaagaagTTTCATTATTAATAAACAGAAATTTTTCTTGGGTAACGAGTCCCCACCGAGTCATTCATAACAATTACATTAAGGAAATCAGGATGAGTGTGCTCCCGTATGTGGGTTGATGTTCTGTTACTGATTCCAATCCCGTGTTGTAATTGTTTTTTTGCTGCAAAGTCTGCAAGTCCATCCGCCGCTTGATTCGCTTCCCTATATGTGTGTGTTATCACATAAACCTGTAGTAAACGGAGATGTTGTTGTATTTCTTGTAGCAAAGTTCGTATGATCCAAGGCGCCTCAGAGGGGTCCTTCGAGACAAGTGTTAACAGCGCCGTTGAGTCCGTTTCGAATTGGATGGTGTTCCATTCTTTGATGGTCGCCATCCTCACAGCTAGTAGTAATGTCCATGTCTCTGCCACGATTGCTGTCGTTTTTCCAAGTGGTGTTGTCATAGCCATAATCACTGTACCAGCTAGTAGTAGTGTCCATGTTTGGCTTTAGTTCAGTAGGAAATATTAATAGGTCCTAAAAATAATAGTATTAGAgttagtttggtccagttgatccagtcaactgtctgtttggtcctttttaaaaatatttattattgtttggtccaGAAAAGTATTGTTTGGTCATAGGGTGCACAATACCCACGCGGGATGATGTCATCAATGATGTCACGGTCCTTTAATTGTGACGGAAATACCCTTTTTcacttttttctctctcctaatataaataaataaataaaaacttaaaatttaaatatcttttgaaccatatgtccaaaaatgataaattttatatcttcGGAAAGCCCTCAACGAGAGCTATCCAACGAGTACCATTGCCACTATATTTCGGTGCTTTTAATTTTTACCTTATTTTTTAGCTATaaaatgaactattataagaaTTCATTCTATAAAATGAACTACTATAATGAATAATTATGCTAATTAGTTCATTTTAAAAATTGAACTCTTAGGATTAAATAACATACTAATTCATTCTATAAAATGAACTATCATACGACTTCATTAGATGAAATGAACTGGTGTAATCAActattattacgagttcattctacaaaatgaacacctatcaagggttcattctacaatattaacTAGCTATATGA
Above is a genomic segment from Papaver somniferum cultivar HN1 chromosome 10, ASM357369v1, whole genome shotgun sequence containing:
- the LOC113318742 gene encoding sucrose nonfermenting 4-like protein isoform X4, with product MFKMCELRLGMYSLGADSVSESSVGAATGVNLIPARFVWPYGGTSVFISGSFTRWTESIPMSPVEGCPLVFQAILSLPPGYHQYKFFVDGEWRHDERLPIVSGNYGIVNIRRLIREPDPFPLTLAPETPRSRSHMDVDEEALESVTVIDDTLQEAVPNVSSVDLEVSRRRISVFLSTHTAYELLPESGKVIALDVNLPVKQAFHILYEQGITVAPLWDFCNAQFVGVITASDFVLILRELQLGHGSNLTEEELETHTIAAWKEGKMHIKRQTDGNGRVFPRRLIQAGPYDSLKDLSVKIMQNDVATVPIIHSASQDGSFPQLLHIASLSGILKCICRHFRHSSSLLPILQQPICSFPLGTWLPKIGESNGRPLAMLRPSASLYSALSLLIQAQVSSIPIVDDNDSLLDIYSRSDITALAKDKAYARIQLDEMSIYQALQLGQDASSPHGFVNGQRCHMCLRSDPLHKVMERLANPGVRRLVIVEAGSKRVEGIISLSDLFRFLLGF
- the LOC113318742 gene encoding sucrose nonfermenting 4-like protein isoform X2 → MFKMCELRLGMYSLGADSVSESSVGAATGVNLIPARFVWPYGGTSVFISGSFTRWTESIPMSPVEGCPLVFQAILSLPPGYHQYKFFVDGEWRHDERLPIVSGNYGIVNIRRLIREPDPFPLTLAPETPRSRSHMDVDEEALESVISLNSIHHNYSFHVTVIDDTLQEAVPNVSSVDLEVSRRRISVFLSTHTAYELLPESGKVIALDVNLPVKQAFHILYEQGITVAPLWDFCNAQFVGVITASDFVLILRELGHGSNLTEEELETHTIAAWKEGKMHIKRQTDGNGRVFPRRLIQAGPYDSLKDLSVKIMQNDVATVPIIHSASQDGSFPQLLHIASLSGILKCICRHFRHSSSLLPILQQPICSFPLGTWLPKIGESNGRPLAMLRPSASLYSALSLLIQAQVSSIPIVDDNDSLLDIYSRSDITALAKDKAYARIQLDEMSIYQALQLGQDASSPHGFVNGQRCHMCLRSDPLHKVMERLANPGVRRLVIVEAGSKRVEGIISLSDLFRFLLGF
- the LOC113318742 gene encoding sucrose nonfermenting 4-like protein isoform X5 encodes the protein MFKMCELRLGMYSLGADSVSESSVGAATGVNLIPARFVWPYGGTSVFISGSFTRWTESIPMSPVEGCPLVFQAILSLPPGYHQYKFFVDGEWRHDERLPIVSGNYGIVNIRRLIREPDPFPLTLAPETPRSRSHMDVDEEALESVTVIDDTLQEAVPNVSSVDLEVSRRRISVFLSTHTAYELLPESGKVIALDVNLPVKQAFHILYEQGITVAPLWDFCNAQFVGVITASDFVLILRELGHGSNLTEEELETHTIAAWKEGKMHIKRQTDGNGRVFPRRLIQAGPYDSLKDLSVKIMQNDVATVPIIHSASQDGSFPQLLHIASLSGILKCICRHFRHSSSLLPILQQPICSFPLGTWLPKIGESNGRPLAMLRPSASLYSALSLLIQAQVSSIPIVDDNDSLLDIYSRSDITALAKDKAYARIQLDEMSIYQALQLGQDASSPHGFVNGQRCHMCLRSDPLHKVMERLANPGVRRLVIVEAGSKRVEGIISLSDLFRFLLGF
- the LOC113318742 gene encoding sucrose nonfermenting 4-like protein isoform X3 encodes the protein MFKMCELRLGMYSLGADSVSESSVGAATGVNLIPARFVWPYGGTSVFISGSFTRWTESIPMSPVEGCPLVFQAILSLPPGYHQYKFFVDGEWRHDERLPIVSGNYGIVNIRRLIREPDPFPLTLAPETPRSRSHMDVDEEALESVVTVIDDTLQEAVPNVSSVDLEVSRRRISVFLSTHTAYELLPESGKVIALDVNLPVKQAFHILYEQGITVAPLWDFCNAQFVGVITASDFVLILRELQLGHGSNLTEEELETHTIAAWKEGKMHIKRQTDGNGRVFPRRLIQAGPYDSLKDLSVKIMQNDVATVPIIHSASQDGSFPQLLHIASLSGILKCICRHFRHSSSLLPILQQPICSFPLGTWLPKIGESNGRPLAMLRPSASLYSALSLLIQAQVSSIPIVDDNDSLLDIYSRSDITALAKDKAYARIQLDEMSIYQALQLGQDASSPHGFVNGQRCHMCLRSDPLHKVMERLANPGVRRLVIVEAGSKRVEGIISLSDLFRFLLGF